A genomic region of Saccopteryx bilineata isolate mSacBil1 chromosome 1, mSacBil1_pri_phased_curated, whole genome shotgun sequence contains the following coding sequences:
- the CDHR5 gene encoding cadherin-related family member 5 isoform X5, with amino-acid sequence MGAWALLPLLLAVAQAQVCSVNKTIFEVEENTMPSEPLVDIFVPTGQDVTLGSSSTRFAFRLQGNQLFLNVTPDYEENTMLLAHLECRRGDTVVTQLRVFVTVLDVNDNPPVFPFAVKVERVPEDAKVNTIVISETELKAQDRDKDDILFYTLQEVTPGARNVFSLVGANRPALRLDQPLDFDRCRNMAFQLVVRDTRDENAVPSHTATATLVLEVQPADLRPPWFLPCIYSDPRVCIHAQYHGAVPTGHKLPGPLILQPGPIYAIDGDRGINQRIIYSIMRGQAGEDGTFVINADSGNLTMTRSIPSPKTFLLLVKGEQEDRGRYTLTQVTVAARDASGSLPRFPESLYLGTAALGSGVGVAVQDAAAPSQPLRIRAQDPEFPDLNSAITYRITNNSDFRMNGETVVTATRLAQAGVFYAEVEANNTVTSGTATTVVQIQVSEQEPTPTVREPVPPPHQPHPAGAQHRPQSQEPLRRRPMGPVEYPYSQGPRTRASQQQRWGPWAACWLHCCSWLLSPWGSSSTSTMVPGSSAARAKLGSPSPAASTTRPSKLTRRSTGPRPPAPPPAAPRPRSRPSPRCGPWRSRRPRPRSPPAASPSPQRRSGTRKAPRA; translated from the exons ATGGGGGCTTGGGCCCTGCTGCCCTTGCTCCTGGCCGTGGCCCAGGCCCAAG TCTGTTCCGTGAACAAAACCATCTTTGAAGTCGAGGAGAACACGATGCCCAGTGAGCCCCTGGTGGACATCTTCGTCCCCACAGGCCAGGACGTGACCCTCGGGTCCTCGTCTACCCGCTTCGCGTTTCGGTTACAGGGAAACCAGCTCTTTCTCAACGTGACCCCTGACTATGAG GAGAACACGATGCTGCTGGCACACCTGGAATGCAGAAGGGGTGACACCGTG gTGACCCAGCTGAGAGTGTTTGTGACCGTGCTGGATGTCAACGACAACCCGCCTGTGTTCCCCTTTGCGGTCAAAGTTGAGAGGGTCCCCGAG GACGCTAAAGTGAACACCATTGTCATCTCCGAGACAGAGCTCAAGGCCCAGGACCGTGACAAAGATGACATCCTATTCTACACTCTCCAGGAAGTGACACCG GGTGCCAGGAACGTCTTCTCCTTGGTGGGCGCAAACCGGCCCGCCCTGCGGCTGGATCAGCCACTGGACTTCGACAGGTGTCGGAACATGGCCTTCCAGCTGGTGGTGCGG GACACCCGGGATGAGAATGCAGTGCCCAGCCACACGGCCACGGCCACCCTGGTCCTGGAAGTGCAGCCCGCTGACCTGCGGCCACCCTGGTTCCTGCCTTGCATCTACTCAGACCCTCGTGTCTGCATCCACGCCCAGTACCACGGGGCTGTCCCCACAGGCCACAAACTG CCAGGCCCCCTCATCCTGCAACCTGGGCCCATCTATGCCATAGACGGGGATCGGGGCATCAACCAGCGTATAATCTATAGCATCATGAGGG GACAGGCAGGTGAGGATGGCACTTTCGTCATCAATGCTGACTCGGGCAACCTCACCATGACCAGGAGCATCCCAAGTCCCAAGACCTTCCTCTTGCTGGTCAAG GGCGAGCAGGAGGACCGTGGCCGCTACACACTGACCCAAGTCACCGTGGCTGCCCGTGACGCCTCGGGGAGCCTGCCCCGCTTCCCCGAGAGCCTGTACCTGGGCACCGCAGCTCTGGGCTCCGGCGTGGGCGTGGCAGTCCAGGATGCAGCcgccccctcccagcccctgagGATCCGGGCCCAAGACCCCGAGTTCCCA GACCTCAACTCGGCCATCACCTACCGAATCACCAACAATTCCGACTTCCGGATGAATGGGGAAACGGTGGTGACTGCCACCCGGCTGGCGCAGGCTGGGGTCTTCTACGCAGAG GTGGAGGCCAACAACACGGTGACGTCAGGCACAGCCACCACAGTCGTGCAGATTCAAGTCTCCGAGCAGGAGCCCACTCCCACAG TACGAGAACCAGTACCTCCTCCTCATCAGCCTCACCCGGCGGGGGCTCAGCACAGACCCCAAAGCCAGGAACCTCTCAGACGACGCCCTATGGGACCAGTAGAATACCCCTACTCTCAG GGGCCGAGGACCCGCGCTTCTCAGCAGCAGAGATGGGGGCCCTGGGCGGCGTGCTGGCTGCACTGCTGCTCCTGGCTCTTATCGCCCTGGGGATCCTCGTCCACAAGCACTATGGTGCCCGGCTCAAGTGCTGCTCGGGCAAAGCTCGG gagccccagcccAGCGGCTTCGACAACAAGGCCTTCCAAGCTGACCAGGAGGTCAACTGGGCCccggcccccagcccctcccccggcCGCACCCCGGCCAAGGTCCCGCCCGAGCCCGCGTTGCGGACCCTGGCGCAGCCGACGCCCCCGGCCCCGGAGTCCCCCGGCCGCGTCCCCGAGTCCCCAGCGGCGGTCCGGGACGAGGAAGGCCCCGCGGGCGTGA
- the CDHR5 gene encoding cadherin-related family member 5 isoform X1 has protein sequence MGAWALLPLLLAVAQAQVCSVNKTIFEVEENTMPSEPLVDIFVPTGQDVTLGSSSTRFAFRLQGNQLFLNVTPDYEENTMLLAHLECRRGDTVVTQLRVFVTVLDVNDNPPVFPFAVKVERVPEDAKVNTIVISETELKAQDRDKDDILFYTLQEVTPGARNVFSLVGANRPALRLDQPLDFDRCRNMAFQLVVRDTRDENAVPSHTATATLVLEVQPADLRPPWFLPCIYSDPRVCIHAQYHGAVPTGHKLPGPLILQPGPIYAIDGDRGINQRIIYSIMRGQAGEDGTFVINADSGNLTMTRSIPSPKTFLLLVKGEQEDRGRYTLTQVTVAARDASGSLPRFPESLYLGTAALGSGVGVAVQDAAAPSQPLRIRAQDPEFPDLNSAITYRITNNSDFRMNGETVVTATRLAQAGVFYAEVEANNTVTSGTATTVVQIQVSEQEPTPTAPSPPKPSQGPSATSPGGSAGPHPPSGTTLRPPASSTPGGPSSTRTSTSSSSASPGGGSAQTPKPGTSQTTPYGTSRIPLLSGAEDPRFSAAEMGALGGVLAALLLLALIALGILVHKHYGARLKCCSGKAREPQPSGFDNKAFQADQEVNWAPAPSPSPGRTPAKVPPEPALRTLAQPTPPAPESPGRVPESPAAVRDEEGPAGVKSILTKERRPEGGYKAVWFGESIGAEADVVILNEPTAGEDEDEDADSANNSGSEGSGVEGEDAGPGRGPHDDALGADSTYI, from the exons ATGGGGGCTTGGGCCCTGCTGCCCTTGCTCCTGGCCGTGGCCCAGGCCCAAG TCTGTTCCGTGAACAAAACCATCTTTGAAGTCGAGGAGAACACGATGCCCAGTGAGCCCCTGGTGGACATCTTCGTCCCCACAGGCCAGGACGTGACCCTCGGGTCCTCGTCTACCCGCTTCGCGTTTCGGTTACAGGGAAACCAGCTCTTTCTCAACGTGACCCCTGACTATGAG GAGAACACGATGCTGCTGGCACACCTGGAATGCAGAAGGGGTGACACCGTG gTGACCCAGCTGAGAGTGTTTGTGACCGTGCTGGATGTCAACGACAACCCGCCTGTGTTCCCCTTTGCGGTCAAAGTTGAGAGGGTCCCCGAG GACGCTAAAGTGAACACCATTGTCATCTCCGAGACAGAGCTCAAGGCCCAGGACCGTGACAAAGATGACATCCTATTCTACACTCTCCAGGAAGTGACACCG GGTGCCAGGAACGTCTTCTCCTTGGTGGGCGCAAACCGGCCCGCCCTGCGGCTGGATCAGCCACTGGACTTCGACAGGTGTCGGAACATGGCCTTCCAGCTGGTGGTGCGG GACACCCGGGATGAGAATGCAGTGCCCAGCCACACGGCCACGGCCACCCTGGTCCTGGAAGTGCAGCCCGCTGACCTGCGGCCACCCTGGTTCCTGCCTTGCATCTACTCAGACCCTCGTGTCTGCATCCACGCCCAGTACCACGGGGCTGTCCCCACAGGCCACAAACTG CCAGGCCCCCTCATCCTGCAACCTGGGCCCATCTATGCCATAGACGGGGATCGGGGCATCAACCAGCGTATAATCTATAGCATCATGAGGG GACAGGCAGGTGAGGATGGCACTTTCGTCATCAATGCTGACTCGGGCAACCTCACCATGACCAGGAGCATCCCAAGTCCCAAGACCTTCCTCTTGCTGGTCAAG GGCGAGCAGGAGGACCGTGGCCGCTACACACTGACCCAAGTCACCGTGGCTGCCCGTGACGCCTCGGGGAGCCTGCCCCGCTTCCCCGAGAGCCTGTACCTGGGCACCGCAGCTCTGGGCTCCGGCGTGGGCGTGGCAGTCCAGGATGCAGCcgccccctcccagcccctgagGATCCGGGCCCAAGACCCCGAGTTCCCA GACCTCAACTCGGCCATCACCTACCGAATCACCAACAATTCCGACTTCCGGATGAATGGGGAAACGGTGGTGACTGCCACCCGGCTGGCGCAGGCTGGGGTCTTCTACGCAGAG GTGGAGGCCAACAACACGGTGACGTCAGGCACAGCCACCACAGTCGTGCAGATTCAAGTCTCCGAGCAGGAGCCCACTCCCACAG CCCCCAGCCCCCCCAAGCCTTCTCAGGGACCCTCCGCGACCAGTCCTGGGGGCAGCGCTGGCCCACACCCCCCCTCAGGCACAACTCTGAGGCCACCTGCCTCGTCCACACCCGGGGGGCCTTCTAGTACGAGAACCAGTACCTCCTCCTCATCAGCCTCACCCGGCGGGGGCTCAGCACAGACCCCAAAGCCAGGAACCTCTCAGACGACGCCCTATGGGACCAGTAGAATACCCCTACTCTCAG GGGCCGAGGACCCGCGCTTCTCAGCAGCAGAGATGGGGGCCCTGGGCGGCGTGCTGGCTGCACTGCTGCTCCTGGCTCTTATCGCCCTGGGGATCCTCGTCCACAAGCACTATGGTGCCCGGCTCAAGTGCTGCTCGGGCAAAGCTCGG gagccccagcccAGCGGCTTCGACAACAAGGCCTTCCAAGCTGACCAGGAGGTCAACTGGGCCccggcccccagcccctcccccggcCGCACCCCGGCCAAGGTCCCGCCCGAGCCCGCGTTGCGGACCCTGGCGCAGCCGACGCCCCCGGCCCCGGAGTCCCCCGGCCGCGTCCCCGAGTCCCCAGCGGCGGTCCGGGACGAGGAAGGCCCCGCGGGCGTGAAGTCCATCCTGACCAAGGAGCGGCGGCCCGAGGGCGGCTACAAGGCCGTGTGGTTCGGGGAGAGCATCGGGGCGGAGGCCGACGTGGTCATCCTGAATGAGCCCACGGCGGGCGAGGACGAGGACGAGGACGCGGACAGCGCCAACAACTCGGGCAGCGAGGGCAGCGGCGTGGAGGGCGAGGACGCGGGGCCGGGCCGGGGTCCGCACGACGACGCGCTCGGCGCCGACTCCACCTACATCTAG
- the CDHR5 gene encoding cadherin-related family member 5 isoform X2 — protein sequence MGAWALLPLLLAVAQAQVCSVNKTIFEVEENTMPSEPLVDIFVPTGQDVTLGSSSTRFAFRLQGNQLFLNVTPDYEENTMLLAHLECRRGDTVVTQLRVFVTVLDVNDNPPVFPFAVKVERVPEDAKVNTIVISETELKAQDRDKDDILFYTLQEVTPGARNVFSLVGANRPALRLDQPLDFDRCRNMAFQLVVRDTRDENAVPSHTATATLVLEVQPADLRPPWFLPCIYSDPRVCIHAQYHGAVPTGHKLPGPLILQPGPIYAIDGDRGINQRIIYSIMRGQAGEDGTFVINADSGNLTMTRSIPSPKTFLLLVKGEQEDRGRYTLTQVTVAARDASGSLPRFPESLYLGTAALGSGVGVAVQDAAAPSQPLRIRAQDPEFPDLNSAITYRITNNSDFRMNGETVVTATRLAQAGVFYAEVEANNTVTSGTATTVVQIQVSEQEPTPTGTTLRPPASSTPGGPSSTRTSTSSSSASPGGGSAQTPKPGTSQTTPYGTSRIPLLSGAEDPRFSAAEMGALGGVLAALLLLALIALGILVHKHYGARLKCCSGKAREPQPSGFDNKAFQADQEVNWAPAPSPSPGRTPAKVPPEPALRTLAQPTPPAPESPGRVPESPAAVRDEEGPAGVKSILTKERRPEGGYKAVWFGESIGAEADVVILNEPTAGEDEDEDADSANNSGSEGSGVEGEDAGPGRGPHDDALGADSTYI from the exons ATGGGGGCTTGGGCCCTGCTGCCCTTGCTCCTGGCCGTGGCCCAGGCCCAAG TCTGTTCCGTGAACAAAACCATCTTTGAAGTCGAGGAGAACACGATGCCCAGTGAGCCCCTGGTGGACATCTTCGTCCCCACAGGCCAGGACGTGACCCTCGGGTCCTCGTCTACCCGCTTCGCGTTTCGGTTACAGGGAAACCAGCTCTTTCTCAACGTGACCCCTGACTATGAG GAGAACACGATGCTGCTGGCACACCTGGAATGCAGAAGGGGTGACACCGTG gTGACCCAGCTGAGAGTGTTTGTGACCGTGCTGGATGTCAACGACAACCCGCCTGTGTTCCCCTTTGCGGTCAAAGTTGAGAGGGTCCCCGAG GACGCTAAAGTGAACACCATTGTCATCTCCGAGACAGAGCTCAAGGCCCAGGACCGTGACAAAGATGACATCCTATTCTACACTCTCCAGGAAGTGACACCG GGTGCCAGGAACGTCTTCTCCTTGGTGGGCGCAAACCGGCCCGCCCTGCGGCTGGATCAGCCACTGGACTTCGACAGGTGTCGGAACATGGCCTTCCAGCTGGTGGTGCGG GACACCCGGGATGAGAATGCAGTGCCCAGCCACACGGCCACGGCCACCCTGGTCCTGGAAGTGCAGCCCGCTGACCTGCGGCCACCCTGGTTCCTGCCTTGCATCTACTCAGACCCTCGTGTCTGCATCCACGCCCAGTACCACGGGGCTGTCCCCACAGGCCACAAACTG CCAGGCCCCCTCATCCTGCAACCTGGGCCCATCTATGCCATAGACGGGGATCGGGGCATCAACCAGCGTATAATCTATAGCATCATGAGGG GACAGGCAGGTGAGGATGGCACTTTCGTCATCAATGCTGACTCGGGCAACCTCACCATGACCAGGAGCATCCCAAGTCCCAAGACCTTCCTCTTGCTGGTCAAG GGCGAGCAGGAGGACCGTGGCCGCTACACACTGACCCAAGTCACCGTGGCTGCCCGTGACGCCTCGGGGAGCCTGCCCCGCTTCCCCGAGAGCCTGTACCTGGGCACCGCAGCTCTGGGCTCCGGCGTGGGCGTGGCAGTCCAGGATGCAGCcgccccctcccagcccctgagGATCCGGGCCCAAGACCCCGAGTTCCCA GACCTCAACTCGGCCATCACCTACCGAATCACCAACAATTCCGACTTCCGGATGAATGGGGAAACGGTGGTGACTGCCACCCGGCTGGCGCAGGCTGGGGTCTTCTACGCAGAG GTGGAGGCCAACAACACGGTGACGTCAGGCACAGCCACCACAGTCGTGCAGATTCAAGTCTCCGAGCAGGAGCCCACTCCCACAG GCACAACTCTGAGGCCACCTGCCTCGTCCACACCCGGGGGGCCTTCTAGTACGAGAACCAGTACCTCCTCCTCATCAGCCTCACCCGGCGGGGGCTCAGCACAGACCCCAAAGCCAGGAACCTCTCAGACGACGCCCTATGGGACCAGTAGAATACCCCTACTCTCAG GGGCCGAGGACCCGCGCTTCTCAGCAGCAGAGATGGGGGCCCTGGGCGGCGTGCTGGCTGCACTGCTGCTCCTGGCTCTTATCGCCCTGGGGATCCTCGTCCACAAGCACTATGGTGCCCGGCTCAAGTGCTGCTCGGGCAAAGCTCGG gagccccagcccAGCGGCTTCGACAACAAGGCCTTCCAAGCTGACCAGGAGGTCAACTGGGCCccggcccccagcccctcccccggcCGCACCCCGGCCAAGGTCCCGCCCGAGCCCGCGTTGCGGACCCTGGCGCAGCCGACGCCCCCGGCCCCGGAGTCCCCCGGCCGCGTCCCCGAGTCCCCAGCGGCGGTCCGGGACGAGGAAGGCCCCGCGGGCGTGAAGTCCATCCTGACCAAGGAGCGGCGGCCCGAGGGCGGCTACAAGGCCGTGTGGTTCGGGGAGAGCATCGGGGCGGAGGCCGACGTGGTCATCCTGAATGAGCCCACGGCGGGCGAGGACGAGGACGAGGACGCGGACAGCGCCAACAACTCGGGCAGCGAGGGCAGCGGCGTGGAGGGCGAGGACGCGGGGCCGGGCCGGGGTCCGCACGACGACGCGCTCGGCGCCGACTCCACCTACATCTAG
- the CDHR5 gene encoding cadherin-related family member 5 isoform X3 produces the protein MGAWALLPLLLAVAQAQVCSVNKTIFEVEENTMPSEPLVDIFVPTGQDVTLGSSSTRFAFRLQGNQLFLNVTPDYEENTMLLAHLECRRGDTVVTQLRVFVTVLDVNDNPPVFPFAVKVERVPEDAKVNTIVISETELKAQDRDKDDILFYTLQEVTPGARNVFSLVGANRPALRLDQPLDFDRCRNMAFQLVVRDTRDENAVPSHTATATLVLEVQPADLRPPWFLPCIYSDPRVCIHAQYHGAVPTGHKLPGPLILQPGPIYAIDGDRGINQRIIYSIMRGQAGEDGTFVINADSGNLTMTRSIPSPKTFLLLVKGEQEDRGRYTLTQVTVAARDASGSLPRFPESLYLGTAALGSGVGVAVQDAAAPSQPLRIRAQDPEFPDLNSAITYRITNNSDFRMNGETVVTATRLAQAGVFYAEVEANNTVTSGTATTVVQIQVSEQEPTPTASPGGGSAQTPKPGTSQTTPYGTSRIPLLSGAEDPRFSAAEMGALGGVLAALLLLALIALGILVHKHYGARLKCCSGKAREPQPSGFDNKAFQADQEVNWAPAPSPSPGRTPAKVPPEPALRTLAQPTPPAPESPGRVPESPAAVRDEEGPAGVKSILTKERRPEGGYKAVWFGESIGAEADVVILNEPTAGEDEDEDADSANNSGSEGSGVEGEDAGPGRGPHDDALGADSTYI, from the exons ATGGGGGCTTGGGCCCTGCTGCCCTTGCTCCTGGCCGTGGCCCAGGCCCAAG TCTGTTCCGTGAACAAAACCATCTTTGAAGTCGAGGAGAACACGATGCCCAGTGAGCCCCTGGTGGACATCTTCGTCCCCACAGGCCAGGACGTGACCCTCGGGTCCTCGTCTACCCGCTTCGCGTTTCGGTTACAGGGAAACCAGCTCTTTCTCAACGTGACCCCTGACTATGAG GAGAACACGATGCTGCTGGCACACCTGGAATGCAGAAGGGGTGACACCGTG gTGACCCAGCTGAGAGTGTTTGTGACCGTGCTGGATGTCAACGACAACCCGCCTGTGTTCCCCTTTGCGGTCAAAGTTGAGAGGGTCCCCGAG GACGCTAAAGTGAACACCATTGTCATCTCCGAGACAGAGCTCAAGGCCCAGGACCGTGACAAAGATGACATCCTATTCTACACTCTCCAGGAAGTGACACCG GGTGCCAGGAACGTCTTCTCCTTGGTGGGCGCAAACCGGCCCGCCCTGCGGCTGGATCAGCCACTGGACTTCGACAGGTGTCGGAACATGGCCTTCCAGCTGGTGGTGCGG GACACCCGGGATGAGAATGCAGTGCCCAGCCACACGGCCACGGCCACCCTGGTCCTGGAAGTGCAGCCCGCTGACCTGCGGCCACCCTGGTTCCTGCCTTGCATCTACTCAGACCCTCGTGTCTGCATCCACGCCCAGTACCACGGGGCTGTCCCCACAGGCCACAAACTG CCAGGCCCCCTCATCCTGCAACCTGGGCCCATCTATGCCATAGACGGGGATCGGGGCATCAACCAGCGTATAATCTATAGCATCATGAGGG GACAGGCAGGTGAGGATGGCACTTTCGTCATCAATGCTGACTCGGGCAACCTCACCATGACCAGGAGCATCCCAAGTCCCAAGACCTTCCTCTTGCTGGTCAAG GGCGAGCAGGAGGACCGTGGCCGCTACACACTGACCCAAGTCACCGTGGCTGCCCGTGACGCCTCGGGGAGCCTGCCCCGCTTCCCCGAGAGCCTGTACCTGGGCACCGCAGCTCTGGGCTCCGGCGTGGGCGTGGCAGTCCAGGATGCAGCcgccccctcccagcccctgagGATCCGGGCCCAAGACCCCGAGTTCCCA GACCTCAACTCGGCCATCACCTACCGAATCACCAACAATTCCGACTTCCGGATGAATGGGGAAACGGTGGTGACTGCCACCCGGCTGGCGCAGGCTGGGGTCTTCTACGCAGAG GTGGAGGCCAACAACACGGTGACGTCAGGCACAGCCACCACAGTCGTGCAGATTCAAGTCTCCGAGCAGGAGCCCACTCCCACAG CCTCACCCGGCGGGGGCTCAGCACAGACCCCAAAGCCAGGAACCTCTCAGACGACGCCCTATGGGACCAGTAGAATACCCCTACTCTCAG GGGCCGAGGACCCGCGCTTCTCAGCAGCAGAGATGGGGGCCCTGGGCGGCGTGCTGGCTGCACTGCTGCTCCTGGCTCTTATCGCCCTGGGGATCCTCGTCCACAAGCACTATGGTGCCCGGCTCAAGTGCTGCTCGGGCAAAGCTCGG gagccccagcccAGCGGCTTCGACAACAAGGCCTTCCAAGCTGACCAGGAGGTCAACTGGGCCccggcccccagcccctcccccggcCGCACCCCGGCCAAGGTCCCGCCCGAGCCCGCGTTGCGGACCCTGGCGCAGCCGACGCCCCCGGCCCCGGAGTCCCCCGGCCGCGTCCCCGAGTCCCCAGCGGCGGTCCGGGACGAGGAAGGCCCCGCGGGCGTGAAGTCCATCCTGACCAAGGAGCGGCGGCCCGAGGGCGGCTACAAGGCCGTGTGGTTCGGGGAGAGCATCGGGGCGGAGGCCGACGTGGTCATCCTGAATGAGCCCACGGCGGGCGAGGACGAGGACGAGGACGCGGACAGCGCCAACAACTCGGGCAGCGAGGGCAGCGGCGTGGAGGGCGAGGACGCGGGGCCGGGCCGGGGTCCGCACGACGACGCGCTCGGCGCCGACTCCACCTACATCTAG
- the CDHR5 gene encoding cadherin-related family member 5 isoform X4 has translation MGAWALLPLLLAVAQAQVCSVNKTIFEVEENTMPSEPLVDIFVPTGQDVTLGSSSTRFAFRLQGNQLFLNVTPDYEENTMLLAHLECRRGDTVVTQLRVFVTVLDVNDNPPVFPFAVKVERVPEDAKVNTIVISETELKAQDRDKDDILFYTLQEVTPGARNVFSLVGANRPALRLDQPLDFDRCRNMAFQLVVRDTRDENAVPSHTATATLVLEVQPADLRPPWFLPCIYSDPRVCIHAQYHGAVPTGHKLPGPLILQPGPIYAIDGDRGINQRIIYSIMRGQAGEDGTFVINADSGNLTMTRSIPSPKTFLLLVKGEQEDRGRYTLTQVTVAARDASGSLPRFPESLYLGTAALGSGVGVAVQDAAAPSQPLRIRAQDPEFPDLNSAITYRITNNSDFRMNGETVVTATRLAQAGVFYAEVEANNTVTSGTATTVVQIQVSEQEPTPTGAEDPRFSAAEMGALGGVLAALLLLALIALGILVHKHYGARLKCCSGKAREPQPSGFDNKAFQADQEVNWAPAPSPSPGRTPAKVPPEPALRTLAQPTPPAPESPGRVPESPAAVRDEEGPAGVKSILTKERRPEGGYKAVWFGESIGAEADVVILNEPTAGEDEDEDADSANNSGSEGSGVEGEDAGPGRGPHDDALGADSTYI, from the exons ATGGGGGCTTGGGCCCTGCTGCCCTTGCTCCTGGCCGTGGCCCAGGCCCAAG TCTGTTCCGTGAACAAAACCATCTTTGAAGTCGAGGAGAACACGATGCCCAGTGAGCCCCTGGTGGACATCTTCGTCCCCACAGGCCAGGACGTGACCCTCGGGTCCTCGTCTACCCGCTTCGCGTTTCGGTTACAGGGAAACCAGCTCTTTCTCAACGTGACCCCTGACTATGAG GAGAACACGATGCTGCTGGCACACCTGGAATGCAGAAGGGGTGACACCGTG gTGACCCAGCTGAGAGTGTTTGTGACCGTGCTGGATGTCAACGACAACCCGCCTGTGTTCCCCTTTGCGGTCAAAGTTGAGAGGGTCCCCGAG GACGCTAAAGTGAACACCATTGTCATCTCCGAGACAGAGCTCAAGGCCCAGGACCGTGACAAAGATGACATCCTATTCTACACTCTCCAGGAAGTGACACCG GGTGCCAGGAACGTCTTCTCCTTGGTGGGCGCAAACCGGCCCGCCCTGCGGCTGGATCAGCCACTGGACTTCGACAGGTGTCGGAACATGGCCTTCCAGCTGGTGGTGCGG GACACCCGGGATGAGAATGCAGTGCCCAGCCACACGGCCACGGCCACCCTGGTCCTGGAAGTGCAGCCCGCTGACCTGCGGCCACCCTGGTTCCTGCCTTGCATCTACTCAGACCCTCGTGTCTGCATCCACGCCCAGTACCACGGGGCTGTCCCCACAGGCCACAAACTG CCAGGCCCCCTCATCCTGCAACCTGGGCCCATCTATGCCATAGACGGGGATCGGGGCATCAACCAGCGTATAATCTATAGCATCATGAGGG GACAGGCAGGTGAGGATGGCACTTTCGTCATCAATGCTGACTCGGGCAACCTCACCATGACCAGGAGCATCCCAAGTCCCAAGACCTTCCTCTTGCTGGTCAAG GGCGAGCAGGAGGACCGTGGCCGCTACACACTGACCCAAGTCACCGTGGCTGCCCGTGACGCCTCGGGGAGCCTGCCCCGCTTCCCCGAGAGCCTGTACCTGGGCACCGCAGCTCTGGGCTCCGGCGTGGGCGTGGCAGTCCAGGATGCAGCcgccccctcccagcccctgagGATCCGGGCCCAAGACCCCGAGTTCCCA GACCTCAACTCGGCCATCACCTACCGAATCACCAACAATTCCGACTTCCGGATGAATGGGGAAACGGTGGTGACTGCCACCCGGCTGGCGCAGGCTGGGGTCTTCTACGCAGAG GTGGAGGCCAACAACACGGTGACGTCAGGCACAGCCACCACAGTCGTGCAGATTCAAGTCTCCGAGCAGGAGCCCACTCCCACAG GGGCCGAGGACCCGCGCTTCTCAGCAGCAGAGATGGGGGCCCTGGGCGGCGTGCTGGCTGCACTGCTGCTCCTGGCTCTTATCGCCCTGGGGATCCTCGTCCACAAGCACTATGGTGCCCGGCTCAAGTGCTGCTCGGGCAAAGCTCGG gagccccagcccAGCGGCTTCGACAACAAGGCCTTCCAAGCTGACCAGGAGGTCAACTGGGCCccggcccccagcccctcccccggcCGCACCCCGGCCAAGGTCCCGCCCGAGCCCGCGTTGCGGACCCTGGCGCAGCCGACGCCCCCGGCCCCGGAGTCCCCCGGCCGCGTCCCCGAGTCCCCAGCGGCGGTCCGGGACGAGGAAGGCCCCGCGGGCGTGAAGTCCATCCTGACCAAGGAGCGGCGGCCCGAGGGCGGCTACAAGGCCGTGTGGTTCGGGGAGAGCATCGGGGCGGAGGCCGACGTGGTCATCCTGAATGAGCCCACGGCGGGCGAGGACGAGGACGAGGACGCGGACAGCGCCAACAACTCGGGCAGCGAGGGCAGCGGCGTGGAGGGCGAGGACGCGGGGCCGGGCCGGGGTCCGCACGACGACGCGCTCGGCGCCGACTCCACCTACATCTAG